A window of the Brassica oleracea var. oleracea cultivar TO1000 chromosome C1, BOL, whole genome shotgun sequence genome harbors these coding sequences:
- the LOC106316930 gene encoding pheophytinase, chloroplastic: MSASCAVTPSVRTELSKRLTFPAQTRRPRNKCEISRRGFAVRGIVASGVSVMGSPPPSAASQPIQGGERLAFKPEGYNFWEWRGHKIHYVVQGEGLPLVLIHGFGASVFHWRYNIPELAKKYKVYALDLLGFGWSDKALIEYDAMVWTDQVTDFIKEVVKEPTVVVGNSLGGFTALSVAVGLPEKVTGVALLNSAGQFASESSKKQEEEAEETVLTKFVVKPLKEVFQRVVLGFLFWQAKQPSRIESVLKSVYVNAANVDDYLVESISKPATDPNAGEVYYRLMTRFLTNQSRYTLDSVLSKMTCPLLLLWGDLDPWVGPAKAEKIKAFYSKSSLVHLQAGHCPHDEVPEAVNIALLDWLSNVVTEPSSPELSEV; encoded by the exons ATGTCTGCTTCATGTGCTGTAACACCGTCTGTTAGGACAGAACTAAGTAAAAGACTCACCTTTCCTGCTCAAACTCGTCGACCAA GGAACAAATGCGAAATCAGCAGAAGGGGCTTTGCAGTGAGAGGGATCGTTGCTTCTGGAGTTTCAGTCATGGGTTCTCCTCCTCCTTCAGCTGCTTCTCAGCCCATCCAAG GTGGGGAGAGGTTAGCTTTTAAGCCGGAAGGATACAACTTTTGGGAATGGAGAGGTCACAAGATTCATTACGTGGTTCAAGGAGAAGGCTTGCCTCTTGTTCTTATCCATGGCTTTGGTGCTTCTGTCTTCCACTGGAGGTATAACATTCCTGAACTGGCTAAGAAGTACAAAGTGTACGCCTTGGACTTACTCGGTTTCGGATGGAGTGACAAAGCCCTCATAGAGTATGACGCCATGGTTTGGACTGATCAAGTTACTGACTTCATCAAAGAGGTTGTCAAAGAGCCAACCGTTGTGGTTGGAAACAGCCTTGGAGGGTTCACAGCTTTGTCGGTTGCGGTGGGATTGCCAGAGAAGGTCACAGGAGTTGCGCTTCTCAACTCTGCAGGACAGTTTGCATCCGAGAGTAGTAAAAAGCAAGAGGAAGAAGCTGAGGAAACCGTGTTAACCAAGTTTGTAGTTAAGCCGCTCAAAGAGGTTTTCCAGCGAGTGGTTCTTGGGTTCTTGTTCTGGCAAGCTAAGCAGCCTTCTCGAATCGAATCTGTGTTAAAGAGT GTGTACGTAAACGCTGCTAATGTTGATGACTACCTCGTTGAATCCATCTCAAAACCTGCAACAGACCCAAATGCTGGAGAAGTTTACTACAG ATTGATGACAAGGTTCTTGACGAACCAGAGTAGATACACTTTAGACAGTGTTCTAAGTAAGATGACTTGCCCGCTTCTGTTGCTTTGGGGTGATCTTGACCCGTGGGTTGGTCCTGCTAAAGCCGAGAAGATCAAAGCGTTTTACTCGAAGTCATCGCTTGTGCACTTGCAAGCAGGGCATTGTCCTCATGACGAAGTCCCTGAAGCTGTAAACATAGCTTTGTTGGATTGGTTGTCTAATGTAGTTACCGAGCCATCGTCCCCTGAACTCTCAGAGGTGTAA
- the LOC106319469 gene encoding U-box domain-containing protein 5-like: MGITQRIEKLPHSYKMHSSMCLELKNLVDRVMRIFPDIEDARPGSSTGIQTLCLINKALEKAKLLLQYCSESSKLYMAVTGEAILSRGCRAKKLLEQSLSDIRSMVPTVLATKITQVVQDLRSTELALESSEEEAGKAVRELMKRSTTSSVSSDEVRDFHYAALKLHLSTPEAIVIERRSLKSLFAKLGECEVNKRKILKYLLCLLKKHEKIIWRDHKENSFTQLQSVNDSVCASDAEAGCSEEEHNATLPEHFKCPLSLTVMYDPVMISSGHTFERMWIQKWFDEGNESCPKSRRKLDDFTMKPNVAMKEQISKWCSKNGLDVQDPTTKHAKSSHNLDFSIASFGSSLYNLDFSSRDFSSSFSTDPPSYSKGGYFMPMKTIASESGTEVTDSSQSEVEIEPLSELIKLPWEAQVKTIQDVKKRFENNSRAFQSMLPSKFLEPLVTFLKNAAGTNANTIKSGLALLLTFLSGNRKAIEALEEDVFETLSVFLGFELLVAEEALNVLEFLSNQPHSLSKITLSSLMKMAESGPEHLQEQAVITLKNLSTSNEICLEMVTLGFVKNLTLFLQQSVFSKQSIIIMRNLCNTEKGRVCITETPSCLASIAELLDSNVPEEQETAISILLQLCVEKIEYCNLVVREGVDIYPSLFLISNNGTEEAKVGASELLRALEEVDFNREEEEEKESSTTTSQVVTPVMHQDPIITTPSPKKSGLFGLSISILKKKKR, encoded by the exons ATGGGAATTACTCAACGGATAGAGAAGTTGCCTCATTCCTACAAG ATGCACTCTTCCATGTGCTTAGAGTTAAAGAACTTAGTTGATAGGGTCATGAGAATCTTTCCTGATATAGAAGATGCTAGACCAGGATCCTCCACAGGGATACAGACTCTATGTTTGATCAACAAAGCTTTGGAGAAAGCTAAGTTGCTTCTTCAATACTGCAGTGAATCCAGTAAACTCTACATG GCAGTAACAGGAGAAGCTATACTCTCAAGAGGTTGTAGAGCCAAAAAGTTATTAGAGCAAAGCTTAAGTGACATCAGAAGCATGGTACCAACTGTTTTGGCTACTAAG ATCACTCAAGTAGTCCAAGACCTTAGGTCAACTGAGTTGGCTCTAGAATCATCTGAAGAAGAAGCTGGGAAAGCTGTTAGAGAACTGATGAAAAGGAGCACAACCTCATCTGTTTCTTCTGATGAGGTTAGAGATTTCCATTATGCAGCACTGAAGCTCCATCTCTCAACACCTGAAGCCATTGTGATTGAGAGAAGATCCCTGAAGTCTCTTTTTGCAAAACTAGGCGAGTGTGAAGTGAACAAGAGAAAGATTCTGAAGTACCTTCTCTGTCTTTTAAAGAAGCATGAGAAGATCATCTGGAGAGATCACAAGGAGAACTCCTTCACACAGCTTCAGTCTGTGAATGATTCTGTGTGTGCTAGTGATGCAGAAGCAGGGTGTTCTGAGGAGGAACACAATGCTACACTTCCTGAGCATTTTAAATGCCCTCTTTCTCTTACCGTCATGTATGATCCTGTCATGATCTCCTCAGGCCACACCTTTGAGAGGATGTGGATTCAGAAATGGTTTGATGAAGGTAATGAGTCTTGTCCTAAATCAAGAAGGAAACTAGATGACTTCACAATGAAGCCTAACGTGGCCATGAAGGAACAGATATCAAAGTGGTGCTCCAAGAACGGTCTTGATGTTCAAGATCCAACAACAAAGCACGCAAAGTCTTCACACAATCTTGACTTCTCCATTGCTAGTTTTGGAAGCTCTCTGTACAATCTTGACTTCTCGAGTAGGGACTTCAGCTCAAGCTTTTCAACTGATCCACCTTCCTACTCTAAGGGTGGTTACTTCATGCCAATGAAGACGATAGCTTCTGAGTCAGGAACTGAAGTCACAGACTCAAGTCAAAGCGAGGTGGAGATAGAGCCTTTAAGTGAACTCATTAAGCTTCCATGGGAGGCTCAGGTGAAGACCATTCAAGATGTAAAAAAACGTTTTGAGAACAACTCTAGGGCTTTTCAGTCTATGTTACCGAGTAAGTTTCTTGAGCCACTTGTCACGTTCTTGAAGAATGCTGCTGGAACCAATGCAAACACGATAAAGAGTGGGTTGGCTTTGTTGTTGACTTTCCTCAGTGGTAACAGAAAGGCTATAGAGGCTTTGGAAGAAGACGTGTTTGAAACGTTATCTGTTTTTCTAGGGTTTGAGTTATTAGTAGCTGAAGAAGCTTTGAATGTACTTGAGTTTCTCTCTAACCAGCCACATAGTCTCTCCAAGATAACTCTTTCTTCCCTTATGAAGATGGCTGAGTCTGGACCAGAACATCTCCAAGAACAAGCTGTGATCACACTCAAGAACCTGTCCACAAGCAATGAGATTTGTCTAGAAATGGTAACTCTAGGTTTCGTCAAGAACCTCACATTATTCTTGCAACAAAGCGTCTTCAGCAAGCAATCAATCATCATTATGAGGAACTTATGCAACACCGAGAAAGGGCGGGTTTGTATAACCGAGACACCGAGTTGTTTAGCTTCAATAGCTGAGTTGCTGGACTCAAATGTGCCAGAGGAGCAAGAGACAGCAATCTCCATCCTCTTACAGCTGTGTGTGGAGAAGATAGAGTATTGTAACCTTGTGGTGAGGGAAGGAGTTGATATTTATCCATCTCTCTTCTTGATATCCAACAATGGAACAGAGGAAGCTAAGGTGGGTGCATCAGAGTTGCTTAGAGCTCTTGAAGAAGTAGATTTCAACAGAGAAGAAGAAGAAGAAAAAGAATCTTCCACAACTACTTCACAGGTTGTTACTCCAGTTATGCATCAGGATCCTATAATAACAACACCATCTCCAAAGAAGTCTGGTCTATTTGGACTCAGTATCTCCATTCTAAAGAAGAAGAAAAGATAG